Proteins encoded together in one Lysinibacter cavernae window:
- a CDS encoding TetR/AcrR family transcriptional regulator: MTATRGRPRSFDRASALDSAIRLFWQRGYEATSIRDLTEELGIAAPSLYNAFGDKQHLFAEALRSYDATYGGFIEAALTEEPTATLAVARIFAEAPTRYTRPDLPRGCLVVSGDTGSPDPVVQEASRLIRQNKTALLATKIADEISTGGIPTDTDAAALAQFVLSVLSGLEQHARDGAPRSRLAKVTTIALRAWPTAA; encoded by the coding sequence ATGACTGCGACCCGCGGGCGACCCCGCTCCTTCGACAGAGCGTCCGCCCTCGACAGCGCGATTCGACTCTTCTGGCAGCGCGGATACGAGGCAACATCAATTCGAGACCTCACCGAAGAACTCGGCATTGCCGCCCCAAGCCTCTACAACGCGTTTGGCGACAAGCAACACCTCTTCGCCGAGGCGCTCCGAAGTTACGACGCCACCTACGGCGGCTTCATCGAAGCCGCACTCACCGAAGAGCCAACGGCCACTCTGGCGGTCGCGCGCATTTTTGCTGAGGCCCCCACTCGCTACACGAGGCCAGATCTCCCCCGCGGCTGCCTTGTTGTGAGTGGCGACACCGGGTCACCCGACCCTGTCGTGCAGGAGGCAAGCAGACTCATCCGGCAAAACAAAACCGCGCTGCTCGCCACGAAGATCGCCGACGAGATCTCTACAGGTGGAATCCCAACAGACACCGATGCAGCGGCACTGGCCCAGTTTGTGCTTTCCGTACTGAGCGGACTTGAGCAACACGCCAGAGACGGTGCACCGCGCTCGCGCCTCGCAAAGGTCACGACGATCGCGCTTCGTGCATGGCCAACGGCGGCATAG
- a CDS encoding Cmx/CmrA family chloramphenicol efflux MFS transporter produces the protein MARARTAPARVSAATLPAAVWIIGFAIFAQGTSELVIAGLLPELASDLTVTVSQAGLLVSAFALGMFVGAPILSIVTLRMPRRQSMLLFLAVFIVAHIVAATADSYQVLFLTRLIGAFVYAGFWAVGAGTALQLVPAGSRGRAMSVVAGGLTVALVVGVPAGTWLGQAFGWRSVFWAIAGLSAVAWFAVFAAVPRFATTAPPRIAAEMRGLRVPRLWLSYAMTSTSIAALIGVFSFLGVILVEVAGFASAVVPWLLLVYGVGALVGTLLGGRLADRLAVGVLAVGFGCLLIVFVLFALLGTMQAVVIALVLLLGVAGAMTNPALNARVVTIAPAAPTLAVAGSVSAFNLGIALGPWLNGSLLDTGSGYVSLIWVGASLAGVALALLCLEWRLQNRHTRWRREGQLLNV, from the coding sequence ATGGCGCGAGCCCGGACGGCCCCCGCTCGCGTATCGGCCGCGACATTGCCCGCAGCCGTCTGGATCATTGGGTTTGCCATCTTTGCCCAGGGAACAAGCGAGTTGGTGATCGCCGGGCTCCTGCCGGAACTTGCGAGCGATCTCACGGTCACCGTTTCTCAGGCGGGCCTGCTCGTCTCGGCCTTCGCGCTTGGGATGTTCGTTGGCGCTCCCATCCTGTCGATCGTGACCCTTCGCATGCCGCGTCGGCAATCCATGCTCCTGTTTCTGGCGGTGTTTATTGTTGCTCACATTGTGGCAGCCACGGCCGACAGCTATCAGGTGTTGTTTTTGACCAGGCTTATCGGTGCGTTTGTCTACGCGGGGTTCTGGGCTGTTGGTGCCGGCACTGCGCTTCAACTGGTTCCCGCCGGCTCGCGGGGTCGCGCGATGAGTGTCGTTGCCGGCGGGCTGACCGTTGCCCTCGTTGTTGGCGTGCCAGCCGGGACCTGGCTCGGGCAAGCGTTTGGATGGCGCAGCGTGTTCTGGGCAATTGCCGGTCTCTCTGCGGTTGCTTGGTTCGCCGTCTTCGCCGCTGTTCCTCGATTCGCGACGACCGCACCGCCGCGAATAGCCGCAGAAATGCGGGGGCTACGCGTCCCTCGGCTCTGGCTCTCCTACGCGATGACCTCGACCTCCATCGCCGCGCTCATTGGGGTGTTCTCGTTTCTTGGCGTGATTCTTGTTGAGGTCGCGGGATTCGCCAGCGCCGTTGTGCCGTGGTTGTTGCTTGTGTACGGGGTCGGGGCGCTCGTGGGGACCCTGCTTGGCGGTCGCTTGGCCGATCGGCTTGCCGTTGGTGTCCTTGCCGTTGGCTTTGGATGCCTGCTGATCGTTTTTGTGCTGTTTGCGCTCCTCGGCACCATGCAGGCGGTTGTCATTGCCCTCGTGTTGCTGTTGGGCGTGGCGGGGGCGATGACCAATCCTGCGCTCAACGCGAGGGTCGTGACCATTGCTCCTGCGGCGCCAACCCTTGCCGTTGCGGGCAGCGTATCAGCGTTCAATCTTGGAATTGCCCTTGGTCCGTGGCTGAACGGTTCGCTGCTTGACACCGGTTCTGGATACGTGAGCCTGATCTGGGTTGGTGCCTCGCTGGCCGGTGTCGCGCTTGCTCTGCTCTGTCTTGAGTGGCGGCTCCAGAACCGTCACACCCGGTGGCGGCGCGAGGGGCAATTGCTAAATGTCTAA
- a CDS encoding FadR/GntR family transcriptional regulator produces MATTQHMKARMTAIRRNPLADQVAQSLAARLAAGEWPLGQKLPGETTLAAQLEVGRSTVREAIRELSGKGMLESRQGSGVFVTALEPNDDVEASLRAADILMVIEARIAIEAEAARLAAQRRTPSDLRAITKALADRGDADSAATPSGSTVETYVDIDMAFHRAVIRASHNPVLEDLFDAFLPRLRPAMIAMLRLQPTKDLPADHASHAAIAAAIRERRADEAAAASRIHLSHLQARFA; encoded by the coding sequence ATGGCCACAACACAGCATATGAAGGCACGAATGACCGCAATACGTCGCAACCCACTCGCCGACCAGGTGGCGCAGTCACTCGCCGCTCGGCTCGCGGCCGGCGAATGGCCGCTCGGCCAAAAACTCCCCGGCGAAACCACGCTCGCCGCGCAGCTTGAAGTTGGCCGCTCCACCGTGCGGGAGGCCATCCGGGAACTCTCCGGAAAAGGGATGCTCGAAAGCCGCCAAGGCTCTGGCGTCTTTGTCACGGCCCTCGAACCAAACGACGACGTTGAGGCCTCACTGCGCGCAGCCGACATCCTCATGGTGATTGAGGCGCGCATCGCGATCGAGGCGGAAGCAGCGAGACTCGCGGCTCAGCGCAGAACCCCGAGCGACCTCCGGGCGATCACCAAGGCCCTTGCCGACCGAGGGGATGCCGACTCCGCAGCCACGCCCAGCGGCTCAACAGTAGAAACCTACGTCGATATCGACATGGCGTTCCACCGCGCTGTAATTCGGGCATCTCACAACCCGGTGCTTGAAGACCTCTTCGACGCATTCCTCCCCCGGTTGCGCCCGGCGATGATCGCCATGCTGCGCCTCCAACCAACCAAAGATCTGCCCGCTGATCACGCCAGTCACGCCGCCATCGCCGCAGCCATTCGCGAGCGGCGGGCGGACGAAGCAGCGGCCGCAAGCCGCATTCACCTTTCCCACCTACAAGCGAGGTTTGCATGA
- a CDS encoding MBL fold metallo-hydrolase, with amino-acid sequence MSELTLTELAPGLHRLLVPGGAAHLLNVYLWCEGTEVTLIDTGWAGSSTLIARALATLGRKPSDVARIILTHFHEDHAGAAAEIIGWGDVEVVAGADDASFVAGTSRGPLPVLTEAERSIHPESQDPPHGPACRVDRLVRDGDVLNFAGGARVIATPGHTPGSIALFLPEPGAVLTGDAVAELNGDVILGVFNVDRAIARASLTRIADTNAQIAGFGHGNPVLTEAFRRIQNATDPFAEPVAEPVAEPFADPVTREP; translated from the coding sequence ATGTCTGAACTCACGCTCACCGAGCTCGCGCCGGGGCTCCATCGACTCCTTGTGCCGGGAGGTGCCGCGCACCTTCTGAACGTCTACCTGTGGTGCGAGGGCACCGAGGTCACCCTCATCGACACTGGCTGGGCGGGCAGCAGCACGCTGATCGCTCGCGCACTCGCGACGTTGGGACGCAAGCCATCCGACGTCGCCAGGATCATACTCACCCATTTCCACGAGGATCACGCGGGGGCAGCCGCCGAAATCATCGGCTGGGGTGACGTCGAGGTTGTCGCCGGAGCCGACGATGCCTCCTTTGTGGCCGGAACCAGCAGGGGCCCGCTGCCCGTCCTGACCGAGGCAGAGCGCAGCATCCACCCCGAATCGCAAGACCCACCACACGGCCCGGCGTGCCGGGTTGATCGATTGGTCAGGGATGGCGACGTGCTCAATTTCGCCGGAGGCGCGCGAGTTATCGCCACTCCCGGCCATACTCCAGGCAGCATTGCGCTTTTTCTCCCGGAGCCGGGTGCCGTACTCACCGGCGATGCGGTTGCCGAATTGAACGGCGATGTAATCCTTGGGGTGTTTAACGTGGATCGGGCTATCGCTCGCGCATCCCTCACGCGTATCGCCGACACCAACGCGCAGATAGCGGGATTTGGCCACGGCAATCCCGTCCTCACCGAGGCGTTCCGGCGCATCCAAAACGCTACTGATCCATTCGCTGAACCGGTCGCTGAACCGGTCGCTGAACCGTTCGCTGATCCCGTCACACGCGAGCCATAG
- a CDS encoding SDR family NAD(P)-dependent oxidoreductase, which produces MSVLVGKTALVTGAGRGIGRAIALRLGADGARVAVHFGTSAEAAQQTVDQIIRAGGEAFAVRAKLGVSGDADALWDAFDAKADGVDIIVNNAGILGDPGPFVEITESALDELFAVNVKAPLRILQRGMLRLRDGGRIVNVSSSLTHGSRAEHLLAYTMSKAAIDALTASLALSVGARGITVNAVGPGPVDTDMNASWLRSADGRSAAASQSPLGRVAGPEDIADVVAFLASEQSRWITGQWIDVSGGASL; this is translated from the coding sequence ATGAGTGTGTTGGTTGGGAAAACGGCGCTGGTAACCGGCGCAGGCCGGGGCATCGGTCGGGCAATTGCCTTGCGGCTCGGCGCAGACGGTGCCCGGGTCGCCGTGCACTTCGGCACGAGCGCGGAGGCCGCGCAGCAGACCGTCGATCAAATCATCCGTGCTGGTGGGGAGGCCTTTGCCGTGCGCGCCAAATTGGGAGTCTCAGGGGATGCTGATGCGCTGTGGGACGCGTTCGACGCCAAAGCGGACGGTGTTGACATTATCGTGAATAACGCGGGCATCCTTGGCGATCCCGGTCCGTTTGTTGAGATCACCGAGTCTGCACTCGACGAGCTCTTCGCCGTCAACGTCAAAGCACCGCTTCGCATCCTGCAGCGCGGGATGCTGCGCCTGCGCGACGGGGGTCGCATCGTGAATGTGTCGAGCAGCCTCACACACGGCAGTCGGGCCGAGCACCTCCTTGCGTACACGATGTCAAAGGCGGCAATTGATGCGCTCACGGCGAGCCTCGCACTTTCCGTCGGTGCGCGCGGAATTACGGTCAATGCGGTTGGGCCAGGGCCGGTCGATACGGATATGAACGCATCCTGGTTGCGCAGCGCTGACGGGCGGTCGGCGGCAGCCAGCCAGTCGCCGCTCGGCCGAGTCGCCGGGCCAGAGGACATAGCCGATGTTGTTGCGTTTCTTGCGTCTGAGCAATCGCGGTGGATCACCGGCCAGTGGATCGACGTCAGCGGGGGTGCTTCGCTCTGA
- a CDS encoding 2-isopropylmalate synthase: protein MFTSTVSPDPQPGASTVPAAPSWNRQKPSGMPSHRYRPAHDRVEIPLTDTQREWPSRRLTTAPLWVPVDLRDGNQALAEPMDPARKRQFFKLMVSMGYTEIEVGYPSASQTDFDFVRLIADSGGTTTPLAPDDVTIVVFTPARRDLIERTVESISGIRNPVVIHLYTATAPTWRDTVLGKSRDELVELILSGASDVLELAGHLPHVRFEFSPEVFNLTEPDYVLDLCNRITELWDARPERPVILNLPATVEIASPNVYADQIEYMHRNLARRESVILSVHPHNDRGTGVACAELAVLAGAQRVEGCIFGNGERTGNVDIATLALNLHAQGVDPMIDFSRLDEIKRTVEECTRLPIHPRHPYVGELVYTAFSGTHQDAIKKGFAEHTGRAAETGVEESELEWRVPYLPIDPADVGRNYDAVIRVNSQSGKGGIAYLLQAEYGLELSRERQIEFAGHVQRRTDATGAELSAAQLYELYVGVYAVGPA, encoded by the coding sequence ATGTTCACCTCAACCGTTTCACCTGACCCACAACCCGGTGCCTCAACCGTTCCTGCTGCCCCAAGCTGGAACCGTCAAAAGCCCTCCGGTATGCCGTCACATCGGTATCGCCCCGCTCACGATCGCGTCGAGATTCCCCTGACCGACACCCAACGCGAATGGCCAAGTCGTCGGCTCACAACCGCCCCGCTGTGGGTGCCGGTTGACCTTCGAGACGGTAACCAAGCCCTCGCCGAGCCGATGGACCCTGCCCGAAAGCGCCAGTTCTTCAAGCTCATGGTGAGTATGGGATACACCGAGATTGAGGTTGGATACCCATCGGCCTCGCAGACAGATTTTGACTTTGTGCGGCTCATCGCAGATTCGGGCGGTACGACAACTCCGCTCGCGCCGGATGACGTCACGATAGTGGTCTTTACGCCAGCGCGGCGCGACCTGATCGAGCGAACGGTTGAGTCGATCTCCGGCATCCGGAATCCTGTCGTGATTCATCTCTACACGGCAACAGCGCCAACCTGGCGGGATACCGTGCTTGGCAAGAGCCGCGACGAACTCGTCGAGCTCATCCTTTCGGGTGCCAGCGATGTGCTTGAGCTGGCAGGGCACCTGCCGCACGTGCGCTTTGAGTTCTCGCCAGAGGTGTTCAATCTCACCGAGCCCGACTACGTGCTCGACCTGTGCAACAGGATTACGGAGCTGTGGGATGCGCGTCCAGAGCGCCCCGTCATCCTGAATCTGCCAGCGACCGTCGAAATCGCCTCACCAAACGTGTATGCCGACCAGATTGAATACATGCATCGCAACCTTGCGCGCAGGGAGAGCGTGATCTTGTCCGTGCATCCCCATAATGACAGGGGAACGGGCGTGGCCTGCGCCGAACTCGCGGTGCTTGCCGGCGCCCAGAGGGTTGAGGGCTGCATCTTTGGCAACGGTGAGCGGACCGGCAATGTTGATATTGCCACGCTCGCGCTCAACCTGCACGCGCAAGGCGTTGATCCGATGATCGATTTTTCGCGGCTCGACGAGATCAAGCGCACGGTTGAGGAATGCACGCGGCTGCCTATCCATCCGCGGCATCCGTATGTTGGCGAGCTTGTCTACACGGCCTTTTCTGGCACCCATCAGGACGCGATCAAGAAGGGATTCGCTGAGCACACGGGGCGAGCGGCCGAGACGGGAGTCGAGGAGTCGGAGCTTGAGTGGCGAGTGCCGTACCTGCCCATCGACCCTGCGGATGTTGGGCGTAATTACGACGCCGTCATCCGAGTCAATAGCCAATCGGGTAAGGGTGGAATCGCGTACCTCTTGCAGGCGGAATACGGCCTCGAACTGTCGCGCGAGCGTCAGATCGAGTTTGCCGGTCACGTGCAGCGTCGAACGGATGCCACGGGCGCCGAGCTCAGCGCGGCGCAGTTGTACGAGCTCTATGTGGGCGTCTACGCGGTGGGGCCTGCATAG